In Thermoanaerobacterium xylanolyticum LX-11, the genomic window TCATCGCCTTCACCGTATTCTGCATATCCTACATATCCGTCTACATTTTTCGTCTTGAAGCCCAATCTTTTAGCTATGTCTAAAGCTAATTCCAACGCCTTTGCGACTCCTTCGCCATAAGGCATCCCCGGCTTCATGTCCCCCTCAGTGCTTTTTATCTTGATGATTTCCTGCGTCGACTTGATTAAGTCGTCTTTTAAAGCATTTACATATTGATCTAATACCATAAAAAGCCCTCCTATTTATTTACTTTAATTACATTATAGTCCCTTTTTAAAAAGAAATAAAGCAATACGAGTTAAACTCGCATTGCCTCAAAAGTTATTCGTCATCCCTTAAAGCCCGTAAATATTTATTTGCATACCTTCTGTAAAGAAGAAGCGCTGTTGCTGAGAAAAATACAGGCCCAATTATCATCCATATAGTAGACGTGTAGTCACCTGATGTCATAGGCTCTATAATGGTGAAGAAATTTGCAAAACCTACCGTAGCTGCACTTAAAATAGTGACAGTCATCACCATTCCTTTGCTTTTAAACACTTGATATCCTTTCTTTATGCTGCTTTTGCCTTTAAAATAAGGATATGCGATGATTAAGAACATATAAGGCAGTGTCATGGCAACATTAGCCATCAAAACAAGCCTTGTGAAGAATACCTTCGCGATATCTCCGCCAAATGACACCAAAAATATCATAGCCACCACGATGCCGCACTGAACCCATATAGCCACTTTTGGTATTCCATCTTCAACATAACCTATGTTGGAAGGCCATAGTTCTTTCGGAGTACCTTCTACAAGCTGTTTAAGCGGTGCATAAGCAAGCGTGAAAAACGCTCCTGTAAGCGCTAAAAACATGGATATGCCTACGATCCTGGCAACCCAATTTCCCAGTGATACGGATGCTGCTTGACCCATGCCTAAACTTGTCCCCAACTGATAACCAAGATTATTCATTATCACGTACGCCACATTGGCTAAGTTTATCTTGTCAGAAGATAAAACATCTTTCCAGTTTGTAAAAATACCGATTAAGAAAATACCAAGCGAATAACCCACAGCTATTATTGAAGCAGCTATCATCATGCCTCTCGGGAACGTCTTTTCAGCATTTTCCGTCTGATCTACGACACCGCCCACTACTTCTGTGCCACCGTATGCAAAAATTGCAAATACCACAAATGACAAGACAGATAGCGGTGTTGCATAGGAAGGGTTTGGCGATGCCACAAACGAGCTAATTCCCGTAATCGGCTCTTTAAATTTCCCGCCTGTAGCAATAAACACTATCAAAGAGCCAACTAACAAAACAACGTTTAGCAAAAGTACAGCCGTGCCACCTACAGAAGCTACTTTCGAGACACCGCTTAGACCTTTGCTGGCCACAAAAGTTATGACGATGATAAGGATTATTCCCAGCATTCCCAGCGTCTGAGTTGAATTAAGCCCTAAAAAGTGAAGCTCAGATGTCTTGTCGCTTCCAAATATGGCATTCGAAAGTGGAATCCAAATCGTCGAGCATATGTTTACAAGCCATACAACATACGATGCATACCACATAAAAGTGCCTGTAAATGCAAAAAGCGGTCCTACGGATTTCTCCATCCATGTATATATACCGCCGCTTTCTTCTTTAAAAGCAGCACCATACTCAGCCATCATAAATGCAAATGGGATGAAAAACGTGATGCCTGATAAAATATACCATGGAATAGCGCCATATCCCATAAGGTAGAAAGATCTTGGCATGTTTGTAAAGCCAAAGACAGATGTAAATATCATTAAAATCAATGATAATTGGGATAACTTCTTTCTAGCATTTTCTTTTGTTGTCATCTGATTCCTCCTTTTGTTTAATTATTAAATTATTTTAATACATTTATTATAATTTAAACTTGCGATTTTTGCAATATTTAAGCATTTTCCAGCATTTCTCATCTAAAATTCATCAACCATTCTTCTCCAAATACGAGATAA contains:
- the yjeM gene encoding glutamate/gamma-aminobutyrate family transporter YjeM translates to MTTKENARKKLSQLSLILMIFTSVFGFTNMPRSFYLMGYGAIPWYILSGITFFIPFAFMMAEYGAAFKEESGGIYTWMEKSVGPLFAFTGTFMWYASYVVWLVNICSTIWIPLSNAIFGSDKTSELHFLGLNSTQTLGMLGIILIIVITFVASKGLSGVSKVASVGGTAVLLLNVVLLVGSLIVFIATGGKFKEPITGISSFVASPNPSYATPLSVLSFVVFAIFAYGGTEVVGGVVDQTENAEKTFPRGMMIAASIIAVGYSLGIFLIGIFTNWKDVLSSDKINLANVAYVIMNNLGYQLGTSLGMGQAASVSLGNWVARIVGISMFLALTGAFFTLAYAPLKQLVEGTPKELWPSNIGYVEDGIPKVAIWVQCGIVVAMIFLVSFGGDIAKVFFTRLVLMANVAMTLPYMFLIIAYPYFKGKSSIKKGYQVFKSKGMVMTVTILSAATVGFANFFTIIEPMTSGDYTSTIWMIIGPVFFSATALLLYRRYANKYLRALRDDE